A section of the Candidatus Goldiibacteriota bacterium genome encodes:
- a CDS encoding phosphatase PAP2 family protein yields MPENKIRRNILMLLSLLAVTVPFWVSDIDLRVQSFLYDSSAGTWKFGDNFFVLLLYRYGTLIPLALGVIAAGAVAASFFSEQFRKNRKPALLFLFVFLVGPGLIVNVILKGYMGNPRPREVVEFGGKWQYSKPLMPGTPGKGHSFPCGHASAGFMAAVMYFYLRHRNKSAANTMLVTGTAYGALMGFGRMAQGAHFLSDVIWAGGIVFLTASLADDFLIKTGDFDYNRKRSGTLKPVGIAAAVLAAALAGSAFLFSTPFYREKTFDSAVAPDNTVNIYTQQSSVHILAGEKRAFVKSASNGFGLKGNDIIDDYDYKEKEGKGIINYRAAKKGLFTELVADTEVSLPDSAYVLKVETLKGDINFNAKGRYSGLILYSAKGDVNFTAEPGAVFDSVFLKAADGDIKFRIKQGAVFNPDSMLVINAAKGKVIMSNTGGYYEGMFKGIDKKNGSLEMEHYGKDGAKAFINAGKRIYYDGEK; encoded by the coding sequence TTGCCGGAAAATAAAATCAGAAGAAATATTCTTATGTTATTATCGCTGCTTGCCGTTACGGTGCCTTTTTGGGTGTCTGATATTGATTTGCGGGTGCAGTCGTTTCTGTATGATTCATCCGCGGGTACATGGAAATTCGGCGATAATTTTTTTGTTTTATTGCTTTATAGATACGGCACTTTAATTCCCCTTGCGCTTGGCGTAATAGCGGCCGGTGCTGTTGCTGCTTCGTTTTTTTCGGAACAATTCAGAAAAAACAGAAAACCCGCGCTTTTGTTTCTGTTTGTTTTTCTTGTGGGGCCGGGGCTTATTGTTAACGTTATTCTGAAAGGGTATATGGGCAATCCCAGGCCGCGTGAGGTTGTTGAATTTGGCGGTAAGTGGCAGTATTCAAAACCGCTTATGCCCGGAACTCCCGGAAAAGGGCATTCTTTTCCGTGCGGACACGCCTCTGCGGGATTTATGGCCGCGGTTATGTACTTTTATCTGAGGCACAGAAATAAAAGCGCGGCTAATACAATGCTTGTCACCGGCACGGCTTACGGAGCGCTTATGGGTTTTGGCAGAATGGCACAGGGGGCGCACTTTTTATCTGATGTAATCTGGGCGGGCGGAATTGTATTTTTAACGGCTTCGCTTGCGGATGACTTTCTTATAAAAACAGGAGATTTTGACTACAACCGTAAAAGAAGCGGAACCTTAAAACCGGTTGGTATAGCCGCGGCGGTTCTGGCAGCCGCTCTGGCAGGTTCGGCTTTTCTTTTTTCCACTCCTTTTTACAGGGAAAAAACATTCGATTCGGCGGTAGCGCCGGATAATACGGTAAATATATACACGCAGCAAAGTTCCGTACACATACTTGCCGGCGAAAAAAGGGCTTTTGTAAAATCGGCTTCAAACGGCTTTGGGCTAAAAGGCAATGATATTATTGATGATTATGACTATAAAGAAAAAGAAGGCAAAGGAATAATTAATTACAGGGCGGCTAAAAAAGGGCTGTTTACAGAGCTTGTTGCGGATACGGAAGTATCGCTTCCGGATTCGGCATACGTATTAAAAGTGGAGACCTTAAAAGGCGACATTAATTTTAACGCGAAAGGCAGATATTCCGGACTTATTCTTTATTCCGCCAAAGGTGATGTTAATTTTACGGCTGAACCCGGCGCGGTTTTTGATTCTGTGTTTTTAAAAGCCGCAGACGGGGATATAAAATTCAGAATTAAGCAGGGAGCTGTTTTCAATCCTGATTCCATGTTGGTAATAAACGCCGCGAAGGGTAAAGTGATAATGTCAAACACCGGGGGTTATTATGAAGGCATGTTTAAAGGGATTGATAAAAAGAACGGTTCTCTGGAGATGGAGCATTACGGCAAAGACGGCGCAAAAGCGTTTATAAACGCGGGTAAAAGAATCTATTATGACGGTGAAAAATGA
- a CDS encoding ribulose 1,5-bisphosphate carboxylase encodes MSRILAKYYIETPDDAEKTASLMAKMQSTGTWKDLEGEAALAARFGAKVESINITGNKDVYSLPTRYPDGRKVTSAEAVISYPWENFGPKISMLLTTVAGEIFDMYELTAVKLIDIEMPDNFVKLFPGPRFGIEGSRKISGAFGRPLFGAITKPCVGLTPKQQAELAYQAASAGADFIKDDELLADAPYNRITDRAKAVGQAMKKSFDKTGRRTMYAVNITDDPDNTMKFHDIVKKSGAGALMFNSFTGGLNNLCVLARKTKLPIHLHRDFAAASMRGSYIGISPVVYVKLARMCGADQIQCGGLGGYLYESDDEMLQSMRACTAPMAGLKPALPVSSGGMWAGKLADNIKKIGNNDFMFLCGGGVFGHPDGGYAGMRSLFEAWDEYNGMPEGNHLKAARAAFERVK; translated from the coding sequence ATGAGCCGCATACTTGCGAAATATTACATTGAAACTCCTGATGACGCGGAAAAAACAGCATCGTTAATGGCAAAAATGCAGTCCACGGGCACGTGGAAAGATTTAGAAGGGGAAGCGGCGCTGGCGGCCAGGTTTGGGGCAAAGGTGGAAAGTATTAATATCACCGGAAACAAGGACGTTTATTCGCTGCCGACAAGATATCCTGACGGCAGGAAAGTCACATCAGCGGAAGCGGTAATTTCTTATCCGTGGGAGAACTTTGGGCCAAAAATTTCCATGCTGCTGACCACAGTGGCGGGCGAGATATTTGACATGTATGAACTGACAGCCGTAAAACTTATAGATATTGAAATGCCGGACAATTTTGTAAAATTATTTCCGGGGCCGCGGTTTGGAATAGAAGGCTCGCGTAAAATATCCGGTGCTTTTGGCAGGCCTCTGTTTGGGGCAATCACAAAACCATGCGTGGGGCTTACTCCAAAGCAGCAGGCAGAACTGGCGTATCAGGCGGCAAGCGCCGGCGCGGATTTCATAAAGGATGATGAACTGCTGGCTGACGCCCCGTATAACAGGATTACGGACAGGGCTAAAGCAGTGGGGCAGGCAATGAAGAAATCTTTTGATAAAACCGGCAGGCGTACAATGTACGCGGTTAACATAACCGATGACCCTGATAATACAATGAAGTTTCATGATATAGTCAAAAAAAGCGGCGCAGGGGCGTTAATGTTTAATTCATTTACAGGCGGGCTTAATAATCTATGCGTTCTTGCAAGAAAGACAAAATTGCCCATACACCTGCACAGGGATTTTGCCGCGGCGTCAATGCGCGGTTCTTATATAGGAATCTCGCCGGTTGTTTATGTGAAGCTTGCCAGAATGTGCGGCGCAGACCAGATACAGTGCGGCGGCCTTGGCGGATATTTATATGAAAGCGACGATGAAATGCTGCAGTCTATGCGTGCGTGTACCGCGCCCATGGCAGGGTTAAAACCGGCGCTCCCGGTATCATCCGGCGGTATGTGGGCGGGCAAACTGGCGGATAATATAAAAAAAATAGGTAATAACGATTTTATGTTTTTGTGCGGCGGCGGCGTATTTGGACACCCGGACGGCGGTTACGCGGGAATGCGCTCGCTTTTTGAAGCGTGGGATGAATATAACGGCATGCCGGAAGGTAATCATCTGAAAGCGGCAAGGGCGGCGTTTGAACGGGTAAAATAA
- a CDS encoding insulinase family protein yields MNRAIKTASIAVLSILMMRGVIMANADITKKVLQNGVTIIIKENHAAPVAACNFWVKTGSAYESDSEKGMTHFIEHLLFKGTEKRGLGQIDKEITELGGYNNAFTTYDATNYVIVLPAEHVEKAIEIEYDALTASVFAEEEINKEREVVITELNRGLDNPHVFTWQKLMYNSFEKYYRDPVIGYEDRLKNFNREKVVDFYSKHYVPENIIVVIAGDVDAAKTMIYAENLFGAIKPRGSAGDNPVEEIKDKEGFTYNTFSGQIESRYLAVSFRIPDAVSSDMPAIEVLARVLAGSESTVLYRTLKEEKQLVDEIDVDIFAGKSGGIIAFFATVREGKYAETLKELFTLIEKAKSEAVKPEVLARVKADMMREESKENMKVENMAVNLGYYQMLGSHEMYYKYYDGLQRVIESDIPNMARRYLNLNNANLVLYYPAKAENELKGMLDAEGIRGFVTVTPEVKAEAAGELKSEKLKNGILFIHKKLSNTGIVSAKFMFTGGQPYESAQEGYYRGITNLMMETMMKGTKTRNAAAIAEEIDRLGAVMVKDISRDSFGWGLESLNTNFEGLMSLFADIVFNPVFSLSEIKKEKADILNMIKRRKDNPAGYAMKIFNETLYEWHPYGYPVAGETETVNRISSSLIKEWHKNRLMPNTLVVSVVGNIEYDDAKNMVQKHFGAWKKGRQPNAKIPVKITEQKKEKRETFEKNQTHMVLGFLGPKTGSDDYYPFRVLDSVLSGGMNSRLFSEVRDKRNLCYTIYSMFDRTVERGAFKIYTATSPENEQAAYDAILEILNDIKNNGITDGELKTAKAYISGMYKIGMQDYMGRADSYAAYEILGLGYENVDVFPDRINAVTKEEVNSVIQKYFKLDGMTKAVVGAAVKKKQEAGK; encoded by the coding sequence ATGAACAGGGCGATTAAAACAGCATCCATAGCGGTGTTATCGATACTTATGATGAGAGGGGTAATAATGGCAAACGCGGATATCACAAAAAAAGTGCTTCAGAACGGGGTAACGATAATTATAAAAGAAAATCACGCGGCGCCGGTGGCGGCGTGTAATTTCTGGGTGAAAACGGGTTCTGCCTATGAAAGCGATTCGGAAAAAGGCATGACTCATTTTATAGAACACCTTCTTTTTAAAGGCACTGAAAAAAGAGGGTTGGGGCAGATAGATAAGGAAATAACCGAACTTGGCGGATACAATAATGCTTTTACCACGTATGATGCCACAAATTACGTTATTGTGCTTCCGGCAGAGCATGTGGAAAAAGCTATTGAAATAGAGTACGACGCGCTGACCGCTTCTGTTTTCGCGGAAGAAGAGATTAATAAGGAAAGGGAAGTGGTAATTACGGAGCTTAACAGGGGGCTTGATAATCCCCATGTTTTTACGTGGCAGAAACTTATGTACAATTCATTTGAAAAATACTACCGGGACCCTGTCATAGGATATGAAGACAGGCTGAAAAATTTTAACAGGGAAAAGGTGGTGGATTTTTATTCAAAGCATTATGTGCCTGAAAATATAATTGTCGTAATAGCAGGCGATGTGGATGCGGCAAAAACAATGATATACGCGGAAAATCTTTTTGGGGCTATTAAGCCGCGGGGTTCGGCAGGCGATAACCCGGTTGAAGAGATTAAAGACAAAGAAGGTTTTACCTATAATACTTTTTCGGGGCAGATTGAAAGCAGGTATCTGGCTGTCTCTTTCAGGATACCGGATGCGGTTTCTTCGGATATGCCGGCTATAGAGGTGCTGGCGCGAGTGCTTGCCGGTTCCGAAAGCACGGTGTTATACAGGACGCTTAAAGAGGAAAAACAGCTTGTGGATGAAATAGACGTGGATATTTTCGCGGGGAAGTCCGGCGGAATAATAGCGTTTTTCGCGACGGTAAGGGAAGGGAAATACGCTGAGACTTTAAAGGAACTGTTTACCCTTATTGAAAAGGCCAAATCTGAAGCCGTAAAGCCCGAAGTGCTTGCAAGGGTGAAAGCGGACATGATGAGGGAAGAATCCAAAGAAAATATGAAAGTGGAAAATATGGCTGTTAACCTTGGATATTATCAGATGCTTGGCAGCCACGAGATGTATTACAAATATTATGACGGGCTGCAGAGGGTTATAGAAAGCGATATTCCGAATATGGCGCGCCGGTATCTGAATCTTAATAATGCCAATTTAGTTCTTTATTATCCGGCAAAAGCGGAAAATGAATTAAAAGGAATGCTTGATGCTGAAGGGATAAGGGGTTTTGTAACTGTAACTCCGGAAGTAAAAGCCGAAGCAGCCGGCGAATTAAAGTCAGAAAAACTTAAGAACGGCATTCTGTTTATTCATAAGAAGCTGTCCAACACCGGCATTGTCTCGGCCAAGTTTATGTTTACGGGAGGGCAGCCGTATGAAAGCGCGCAGGAAGGGTATTACAGGGGTATTACGAACCTGATGATGGAAACCATGATGAAAGGCACCAAAACAAGAAATGCCGCGGCCATAGCGGAAGAAATTGACAGGTTGGGAGCGGTTATGGTCAAGGATATTTCAAGGGACAGTTTTGGATGGGGCCTTGAATCGTTAAACACAAATTTTGAAGGGCTTATGTCGCTTTTTGCGGATATCGTATTTAATCCGGTATTTTCGCTTTCGGAAATAAAGAAGGAAAAAGCGGATATTTTAAATATGATAAAGCGGAGAAAAGATAACCCTGCAGGTTACGCGATGAAGATTTTTAATGAAACGCTTTATGAATGGCATCCTTACGGATACCCTGTAGCAGGCGAGACAGAAACCGTGAACCGTATAAGTTCGTCGCTTATTAAAGAGTGGCATAAAAACAGGCTTATGCCCAATACCCTTGTGGTGTCTGTGGTGGGAAATATAGAGTACGATGACGCGAAAAATATGGTTCAGAAACATTTTGGCGCCTGGAAAAAAGGCAGGCAGCCAAACGCGAAGATACCGGTAAAAATCACAGAGCAGAAAAAAGAGAAACGCGAGACTTTTGAAAAAAACCAGACACATATGGTCCTTGGTTTTTTAGGGCCCAAAACAGGCTCCGATGATTATTACCCGTTTCGGGTGCTGGATTCAGTTTTAAGCGGGGGTATGAACAGCAGGTTATTTTCGGAAGTAAGGGATAAAAGAAACCTGTGTTATACAATATATTCCATGTTTGACCGTACGGTGGAGCGCGGCGCGTTTAAGATATATACCGCCACATCGCCGGAAAACGAGCAGGCTGCTTACGACGCCATTCTTGAAATATTAAATGATATTAAAAATAACGGTATTACTGACGGGGAATTAAAAACCGCCAAGGCATATATAAGCGGCATGTATAAGATTGGCATGCAGGACTATATGGGCAGGGCGGATTCTTACGCGGCTTATGAAATACTTGGGCTGGGCTATGAAAATGTGGATGTGTTTCCTGACAGAATTAACGCGGTCACAAAAGAAGAAGTAAACAGCGTGATACAAAAATATTTTAAATTGGACGGGATGACAAAAGCTGTTGTAGGGGCGGCTGTAAAGAAAAAACAGGAGGCAGGAAAGTGA